DNA sequence from the Prochlorothrix hollandica PCC 9006 = CALU 1027 genome:
GAATAAAAAGCGATCGAGTTGGGCTTCCGGCAAGGGATAGGTTCCCTCAAACTCCAGGGGGTTTTGGGTGGCAATGACCCAGAACAGGGGCGACAGGGTCCAACTGGTGCCATCCAGGGTCACCTGCTGTTCCTGCATTGCCTCCAGCAGGGCGGATTGGGTTTTGGGGGGCGTGCGGTTGATTTCATCGGCCAACAGGATTTCGGTGAAAACCGGCCCTTTTTTGAGGCTAAAGTCCTTGGTGTTGAGATCAAAAATATTGGTGCCCAAAATATCCGAGGGCAACACATCGGGAGTCAGTTGCACTCGGCGAAAGTCTGCCTGCACAAGCTGGGCCAGGAGCTTGACTAACAGGGTTTTGCCGGTGCCCGGAACCCCCTCCACAATGACATGGCCTCCAGCCAGCAGGGCAATCAGCAGTTGGTTCACCACCGCTCCTTGACCGACTAAGAGGCGATCGAGGGCAGTGCGAAGACGATGAAAGACAGCGTTAAGTTCAGCCATAGGGGGCAGGGGAAATAGGGGTAGTTGAGGAACCGATCGCTAGGCCATTATCCCCTGAGGACGCGATCTCGCCCACTGCCCCAGTAGACTGGGGCTTAAATATCACTATCATCTGACAACCCCTGAAGCCCCTACAGCAGTCCTAAATGGGTCGTGTGGTGTGCCCCCGCCGGGGGCACACCACACCAAGGGTTTCAGCCGTCGAGATCCTTACAACTGATTTAGGGTTGCTGTATGCCGATGCTCTGGAATTTTGACTAGTAGTGACTCGTAGGTTGGGTTGAGCTGCCCAACACCCCAGGCACACCGCCCCGACCTACCGGGCGAAACCCAACGGGGGATTAGGGCGATCGCCCCCACCGCTGCGTATTGCCAGGTCTCTTGTTGGGTTTCGTTCCTCTACCCAACCTACGGGATGAAAAACCTCGCAATCGTAGGTTGGGTTGAGCCTTGCCAAACCCAACACAACCCTTGTGGCTGTTGGGTTTCGTTGCTTTATTCAACCTACAGGGACGACATCGACCAAAACCCGGTAGGGACTGGGTTTCCCCGCCCAAAGCAACCTCTGGTGTCAGTCAACCAGGATCCCCGGTTTTTGATTAAATAACGGCCAAGCCCTCAAAATCTTAGCTTAAATCTCAGCTTAAGTCTCAACTTAAGTCTTAGCTTAAGTTTTAGCTTAAGTTTTAGCTTAAGTTTTAGCTTAAGTTTTAGCTTAAGTTTTAGCTTAAGTTTTAGCTTAAGTTTTAGCTTAAATCTTAGCTTAAGTCTCAGCTTTAAGTCTCAGCTTAAATCTCAACTGAGAAACCGTGGATCTCTGCCCTTGGCAACAATCCCAAAACCTAAAAATTTAAGCCCAAAAACCGGGAATATCTGTTCAGATACCCGGTTATTAGGATCTTAATCACTACTGCCACTGTTCTAGTTCTGTGGCCCAAGTTTGCAGCACCGTGCGAATTTGTTCCCGGCGGGTCTCAAAGGTAGCAGCCACCCAGATCAGTACCATGCCCGCCACCAGACCCACCGCCCACTTCAGCAGGGATTGGGCCGACACCAGCACCACCAACTGATCGAACACCGTCCAGAGGAAACTGAGAGTCCCCACAAACAGAAACGCTCGCACCTGTAAAGCCAAACCCAGCAGCACAGCCCCCAGACTGAGGGCAGGGACCAACCACGGCCCATGATCCGGCAGCAGCGCCACCCCACAGATCAAGGCTAAACCCGCCATGCGCAAACTGTGGCGGGGTTCCCGTTGGTCAGGCTCAGCCAAATGGGGATCCAGTTGGGCGATCCAAAGCAGGGAGAGACCCAGGGGCAAGGTGTACCAGAGGAGGGCCGATCGATCCGCCGCCACCGCCCAGCGCCAGACCCCCAAATCCAGAAAAATCAAGCTGACATAGGTGAGGCGCAATTGTCCCGTGCGCCACCCCAGCACCCCATAGCTCACCGCCGCGATCCAAAGACTGGGAACCGCTAGATTGGCCCAAGTGGTCCAGGCCACCACCAGGGGCAGACCTAAGCTCAACTGCCGCCAAGGTTGGAGGGTCCAACCCCAGCGCCGCCAGGGCAAAAACCAGAGGGGGGCACAGCCAGAGGCCACGATCGCCAGCAACCAAGGCAAAATCTGGGCCTGTCGGCTGGGGGGCACCAGATCCCAAATATAAAAGCGCAACAGCAATCCAGAGAAAAAGCCCAGGTAAGTCCAGAACGCCGGGGCAAAGGCGGGGCGCTGGGGGGCGGCAGTGATGCGGCCCTGGAGTAGGGCATAGGCACACAGCACCACCCCCGTCCCAATCTTGAGGGGAGCCAGGGTGGGGTTGCTCAGGTCATCGCTGAAGCTGGACAGCAGCAGGCCACCAGCCAGGAGCCAATGGCCATGGCCCATGCGCCGCAGGGTGACGGGGGAGAGACAGAGGAAAGATCCCTGGGACACCAAAACCAGACGGTACAGCACCGCCAACAGCGTCGTCAGGCAGGCCAGGGCGGGCAGTTGCCCATCCAGGGGTTGCGATCGCAGACTATACAACAGCAGTTCCCAGGTGCCCAGGGTGGCCAGGGCCAACCCCAGCACCGTCATCAGGCTCCAGGGGCGCTGTGGTGGCTCGGTTTGCAGTTTTCCGGTTTGCAGTTTTCCGGTTTGCAGTTTTCCGGTTTGCAGGTTTCCAGTTTGCATCCGTCCCGATTGGATCACCAGGGCCGCAGTGGTGAGGGTGCTGAAGCCCGTCCAGAGGCTAACGGTGCCGATGCGGCTGAGGAAAGCCAAGGCGCAAAAGGTGAGGATCAGTCCCGGCCAGAGGGTGAGGTGGGGAAAACGGCGATCGGGGTAGGCCGGACGATCGCCCCCAGCGCCCGCAATCCCAGCGCCCGCAACCCCAGCCCCAGCAACCCACCGCTGCCACAGCCCTTGACCGATCAGGGTGGTCCCGGCCAACCCCAGGTGGCCCAGGGTGAAGACCAGGGGACTGATCCAGTCTTGGATCCGTAGGGTTTCCAGCAGTACCAGTTCCAAGGCCCAAGCCAGGAACCCCAAGGCCGTGTTGTGGGGCCGTTGCACCAAGGCCAGGGCCAAGGCTACAGCCAGCAGGTAGGCTGACACCACCACCATCCGGGGCAGATCATCCCAGGTGTTGATGTCCACATTATGGACAGTGAGGCTAATGAGCAGCAGGGTCGCGATCGCGCCGCCCCAGTACCACGCGCCCCGGCGCAGCAGTGGCCCAAATCCCAGGCCAGCGGTGTGTTGTCTAATGGACCCCAAGGTGGAATTGAGGGGAATGCCTCGGCCATAGCGGGCGATCGCCCATAACCCTTGGAGCGCCAACCCCATCACCAGGAACCAGTCCGCCCCCCGCACCGCCGGTAACAGCCCAGAACCCTCCCCCAGGGCCAACCCCAGGGCCAGCAACCCAAAGCCCCAGGTGGCCAGGGCCAGCAGCAGCCGGGGACGGAGGTAAGTATTAACCCCCATCAACCCCAGGGCCAGCACCAGGCTGGGGATGCGGATGGAGTCCGTGGGCAGGGTCAGCAGTGGCCATAATCCCAAGGCCAGGGCACTCCAGGGAATCACGACGGGCCGCAGCGATCGCCGTCGCACCGCCCCCAGGGTCAAGGCCAGGGGAATGGCCAGCCAGCCCAAGGCCCAGCGGGGATCGGACCCTAACCCCGTGGCACTGCTGACCAAGCCGTAAATTTGCCAGATCCAGAGACCATAACTCCAGAGGGCAAGGCCCAGACCAGCGGCCACTGCACTGGTGCGCCACTGGCTCAGGGTCAGGTTCCCCACTGCCGCTGCCTGGGGGGAGGGCGATCGCAGCCGAAATGCCATGGCCCACTCTGCCACTGCCAAGCCGGTGCCCAGGCTAGCCCACAGCCCCCAGGGAGCCTGGGGCAGTTGCCAATGCATCCCCAGGATGATGCTGAGTAGCCCTAAACCATGGCAGAGGTAAATGGCGCTGCCCTGGCCCTGCACCCCAGGCCGACGGCTGGCAAACCAGGCGCACACCGCCGCTGCCGCCAGGGTACAGGTGCGCACACCGGGACTGGGCCAGCTCAGGGTAATCAAGACGCTGCCCAAGCCCAGGGCCAATAGATCGGAAAAGGCGGCTAATTTGGGTTGTTGTCGCCGTTCAAACCAGAAGGCGCTGGCCACCAACCCCCCCACATAGGGAAACAGACCTAAGCCCCAGGCGGTCCAGGTGCGATCGGCGGATCCCGCCAAGAACACCACCCCCCGCATGAAGGGCACCGGCAGGGGATGGGGCAACAGCCGCCAGCCTTGGATGGCCAGTTGGAGGGCAATCAGCACCCACAGCAACCAGTCCCGCCGCCGCCAAACGTGGATCAGGCGCTGGCCCCAAAACCCTAGGGCAATGACACTGATCACCGCCGCCTGTCCCGGCAGGGTTTCCACGGTCCAGAGCCAACCCAGGCCAATTAAGCCCCCCCCCAGCAGTTCCGCCAGGGTGGGCACAAAGGGAACAGCGGAGGCAGGGTTCGGTGTCGGTTGCCCCCAGGTATCTCGACGCACCGATGCCGCCACCATCGCCCCCGCCAAGGCAATGGCAATGCCCAACTGGGGCAGGGCCACCCCCACCCCAAAAATGGCCCGCAACAGCAAAATAGCCAGGGCATAAATTAATAAACTGCGCTGAAGGGTTAGACCCGCTGGGGAACCCCCTGGGGAGGCGCGGCGGGGGGGGCGGTTTAAGACCAGGGCTAGGGGACCCAGCAATCCGCAATAGACTGCCACCAGGGGCCAAATCCCAATGGCCCAGCCCCACTGCAACAGACTGAGACCGACAAAGAAAACCAGGGACGATCGCCCGCCAAGGGCTGATGGGTCTACATCATTCGGGGCCGATCGCAACAAAGGCCGCAACAAAGGCCGCAACACCGCCACCAGCAGGGGCGTGGCCAGCCCCACCGTCAGCCA
Encoded proteins:
- a CDS encoding AAA family ATPase, whose amino-acid sequence is MAELNAVFHRLRTALDRLLVGQGAVVNQLLIALLAGGHVIVEGVPGTGKTLLVKLLAQLVQADFRRVQLTPDVLPSDILGTNIFDLNTKDFSLKKGPVFTEILLADEINRTPPKTQSALLEAMQEQQVTLDGTSWTLSPLFWVIATQNPLEFEGTYPLPEAQLDRFLFKLSIDYPDKAAEKQMLLNNQGGFQGRRMDLERLKTVATVQHILAARQQVQQLEVQDTLLDYLLELVERTRHHGDLLLGASPRSTVAWLTAAKATAWLADRSFLTPDDLKTVALPLLRHRLILRPEAQLDGITVDSIIRGLLSQVPVPR